In a genomic window of Gossypium arboreum isolate Shixiya-1 chromosome 9, ASM2569848v2, whole genome shotgun sequence:
- the LOC108455660 gene encoding uncharacterized protein LOC108455660 yields MASSGFSPTAPPVFNGEGFHIWVVKMRTYLQAFDLWKVVNTDVEPAPHQANPTVAQIRQHANERTKRHKAMSCIQNCVSDVIFTRIMACETPKQAWDKLKEEFQGTERTRQQQLLNLRRDFENLNMKEEETVKQYSDRIMAVVNSIRLLGEQFSEARIVEKVLSTLPERYEAKISSLEDLRNLATISLTELINALYAQEQKRASRMEDYQEGAF; encoded by the coding sequence ATGGCTTCATCAGGCTTTTCTCCTACAGCACCACCGGTCTTTAATGGTGAGGGGTTCCACATATGGGTTGTCAAGATGAGGACTTACCTGCAGGCCTTTGATCTGTGGAAAGTTGTCAACACTGATGTCGAGCCAGCTCCACATCAAGCCAATCCAACAGTGGCTCAAATCAGGCAGCATGCAAATGAGAGGACCAAAAGGCACAAGGCCATGTCATGCATTCAGAACTGTGTTTCTGATGTTATCTTCACCAGAATTATGGCTTGTGAGACTCCCAAGCAAGCCTGGGATAAGCTCAAGGAGGAGTTCCAAGGCACTGAAAGAACAAGGCAGCAACAGTTGTTGAATTTGAGGAGAGACTTTGAAAATCTCAATATGAAGGAAGAAGAGACAGTGAAACAATACTCAGACAGGATAATGGCTGTGGTCAACAGCATAAGATTGCTAGGAGAACAGTTCAGTGAGGCAAGAATTGTAGAGAAGGTGCTCTCAACATTGCCTGAAAGATATGAGGCAAAGATCTCATCCTTAGAGGATTTGAGAAACCTGGCAACCATCTCCCTAACTGAGCTTATCAATGCTCTTTATGCTCAGGAGCAAAAGAGAGCTAGCAGGATGGAAGACTACCAAGAGGGTGCTTTCTAA